One Buteo buteo chromosome 5, bButBut1.hap1.1, whole genome shotgun sequence DNA window includes the following coding sequences:
- the ALDH4A1 gene encoding delta-1-pyrroline-5-carboxylate dehydrogenase, mitochondrial, producing MWRALRGLRGGGRRWRHRSAIEVANEPILEFKPGSPERAALQKALADLKGKTESIPCVIGGEEVWTSTVRYQLSPFNHAHKVAKYCYANKELINKAINAALAARKEWDLKPVQDRAQIFLKAADMLSGPRRAEVLAKTMIGQGKTVIQAEIDAAAELIDFFRFNAKYALELENSQPISVDVSTNSMVYRGLEGFVAAVSPFNFTAIGGNLAGAPALMGNVVLWKPSDTALLSSYAVYKILLEAGLPPNVVQFVPADGPVFGDTVTSSEHFCGLNFTGSVPTFKRLWKQVSENLDRYRNFPRLAGECGGKNFHLVHSSADVASVVNGTLRSAFEYGGQKCSACSRLYAPDSLWPQIKEKLLEEHGKIKVGDPAQDFGTFFSAVIDDKSFARIKKWIEHAKKSSSLTILAGGGCDDSVGYFIEPCIVESKDPQDPIMKEEIFGPVLTVYVYPEKRYKEVLELIDTTTPYGLTGAVFAQEKRIIDEARNLLRNAAGNFYINDKSTGAVVAQQPFGGSRISGTNDKPGGPHYILRWTSPQAVKETHVPLTDWRYAYMQ from the exons atgTGGCGGGCGCTGCGTGGGCTGCGGGGCGGCGG GCGGAGATGGCGGCACCGCTCGGCCATCGAGGTGGCCAACGAGCCGATCCTCGAGTTTAAACCAGGGAGCCCCGAGCGAGCGGCGCTTCAGAAG GCACTTGCTGACCTGAAGGGCAAGACGGAATCCATCCCGTGTGTGATCGGGGGAGAAGAGGTGTGGACGTCGACGGTGCGGTACCAGCTGTCG ccATTTAATCATGCGCACAAGGTGGCCAAGTACTGCTACGCCAACAAG gagcTCATTAACAAAGCCATTAATGCTGCCTTGGCAGCGAGGAAGGAATGGGACCTGAAACCGGTCCAGGACCGAGCCCAGATCTTCCTGAAGGCGGCTGACATGCTGAGCGGCCCGAGGCGAGCAGAAGTGCTGGCCAAAACCATGATCGGGCAG GGTAAAACAGTCATCCAGGCGGAAATcgatgctgctgcagagctgataGACTTCTTCCGATTCAATGCCAAGTACGCCCTGGAGCTGGAGAACAGCCAGCCCATCAGCGTGGACGTCAGCACCAACAGCATGGTCTACCGGGGGCTGGAG GGTTTCGTGGCAGCCGTCTCTCCCTTCAACTTCACGGCAATCGGCGGCAACCTGGCAGGGGCTCCGGCATTGATG gGAAACGTGGTGCTGTGGAAGCCCAGTGACACTGCCCTGCTCTCCAGCTACGCTGTCTACAAGATCCTCCTCGAAGCCGGGCTCCCTCCGAACGTCGTGCAGTTCGTGCCGGCGGATGGGCCCGTGTTCGGAGACACCGTCACGAGCTCCGAGCACTTCTGCGGGCTCAATTTCACCGGCAGCGTGCC GACTTTCAAGCGGCTCTGGAAGCAGGTTTCCGAAAACCTGGATCGCTACCGCAATTTCCCACGCCTGGCTGGAG AGTGCGGCGGCAAGAACTTCCACCTTGTGCACAGCTCGGCCGATGTGGCCAGCGTGGTGAACGGGACCCTGCGCTCGGCCTTTGAGTACGGCGGCCAAAAATGCTCGGCTTGCTCCCGCCTCTACGCCCCGGACTCGCTGTGGCCCCAGATCAAAGAGAAACTGCTGGAGGAGCACGGGAAGATCAAAGTGGGAGAC CCCGCCCAGGACTTTGGGACGTTTTTCTCCGCAGTGATTGATGACAAG tcttttgCACGGATAAAGAAATGGATCGAGCACGCCAAGAAGTCATCCAGCCTCACCATCCTGGCAGGAGGCGGCTGCGACGACAGCGTTGGATACTTCATTGAGCCGTGCATCGTGGAGAGCAAAGACCCACAGGACCCCATCATGAAAGAG GAAATTTTTGGGCCGGTCCTCACGGTGTACGTCTACCCAGAGAAGCGGTACAAGGAGGTCCTGGAGCTGATCGACACCACAACGCCCTATGGCCTCACGGGGGCAGTCTTCGCCCAGGAGAA GAGAATTATCGATGAAGCCAGGAACCTTCTGCGCAACGCAGCCGGCAATTTCTACATCAATGATAAGTCGACAGGCGCTGTTGTGGCTCAGCAGCCCTTCGGGGGCTCCCGCATCTCAG GAACCAACGACAAACCTGGTGGCCCCCACTACATCCTGCGCTGGACGTCTCCCCAGGCTGTCAAAGAAACACACGTGCCCCTGACGGACTGGCGCTATGCCTACATGCAGTGA